From Paenibacillus sp. PK3_47, the proteins below share one genomic window:
- a CDS encoding energy-coupling factor transporter transmembrane component T, with protein sequence MNSGFRSMHPAVALLYYAGLLLFAALLFHPLFLLTELLALLGLLALQGQGRKLLRSLPFYLLMAGSVAVLNPLFSHRGSHILFYFMDQPVTLEAVLYGLMMMIVLLTIFILFISYNHTVTTDKFMYLFAAAAPKTALLTLMTLRFVPLFQRRLKQITLIQKMRGIDVSKGKLRKRLSDGMTLLKVLLTWSLEEALQSADSMKSRGYGVRKRSVYGIYKLDREDKITLVLLGASGLVPLLCWLQGYGVLEIYPHMKPMVFGWGEAVMYAGFCLFVLTPLGLEGKEKWLWRSSRRNVYPSVIPMKPETRFMSFRSR encoded by the coding sequence ATGAACAGCGGCTTCCGCTCCATGCATCCAGCTGTAGCCCTGCTGTATTACGCCGGTCTGCTGCTGTTTGCTGCCCTGCTGTTTCACCCGCTGTTTCTGCTTACAGAGCTTCTGGCTCTGCTTGGCCTGCTGGCTTTGCAGGGGCAGGGGCGGAAGCTGCTGCGCAGCCTGCCCTTCTACCTGCTGATGGCAGGCTCGGTGGCTGTCCTGAATCCCCTGTTCTCACACAGGGGCTCGCATATTCTGTTTTATTTTATGGATCAGCCGGTTACGCTTGAGGCCGTGCTCTACGGACTGATGATGATGATCGTGCTGCTGACGATATTTATCCTGTTTATCTCGTACAATCATACAGTTACGACCGATAAATTCATGTACCTGTTCGCGGCGGCGGCCCCCAAAACAGCGCTTTTGACCCTGATGACGCTCCGCTTCGTCCCGCTGTTCCAGCGGAGGCTGAAGCAGATTACCCTGATCCAGAAGATGAGGGGAATCGATGTCAGCAAGGGCAAGCTGCGCAAAAGGCTCAGTGACGGCATGACCCTTCTCAAGGTGCTGCTGACATGGTCGCTTGAGGAGGCGCTGCAGAGTGCTGATTCCATGAAGTCGCGCGGGTACGGTGTCCGCAAGCGAAGTGTATACGGAATCTACAAGCTGGACAGAGAGGATAAAATTACACTGGTGCTGCTGGGTGCAAGCGGACTGGTTCCGCTGCTCTGCTGGCTGCAGGGCTACGGAGTGCTTGAGATATATCCGCACATGAAGCCCATGGTATTCGGCTGGGGCGAAGCTGTAATGTATGCAGGCTTTTGCCTGTTTGTGCTGACACCGCTGGGTCTGGAAGGAAAGGAGAAGTGGTTATGGAGATCATCACGGCGGAACGTTTATCCTTCCGTTATCCCGATGAAGCCAGAGACTCGATTCATGAGCTTTCGTTCACGGTAG
- a CDS encoding ATP-binding cassette domain-containing protein, translating to MEIITAERLSFRYPDEARDSIHELSFTVEEGEFVVLCGPSGGGKTTLLRHLKRELTPIGTGSGSVRYRGRLLADLSAETAAGEIGIVFQNPDAQIVMDTVWHELAFSMENLGYSPSVMRSRLAEIAGLFGLEPLLYKSVHELSGGQKQLLNLASVLLLQPKLLLLDEPTSQLDPVAAREFIQTLHRLNEELSMTVIISEHRLEEVLPLADRVLLLQDGVLQANGSPRQFVRESDHAQKLDHHAYLPTASRLFLALAPEAAAVPLESIPLTVRQGKRWLESLDTAKPPKTPEAAVKETAEDQPSGKSLLSCREVTFRYEKDGPEVLKKLTLSLQQGELLAVMGGNGAGKSTLLHVLSGLAKPQRGKVELAKGVAAGFLAQNPLLYFSYDTAAEELRHMADISGLSPEEAKKETDRLLEVFQLQSVLESHPHDLSGGQQQKLALAMVMLLKPDILLLDEPTKGLDPVAKERFAALLDHLLKQGMSIMMVTHDVEFAARHASRCALLFDGSITSEGAPADFFSSNYFYTTVVNRMVRERLPQALTIEDVIQAWPDSVSRC from the coding sequence ATGGAGATCATCACGGCGGAACGTTTATCCTTCCGTTATCCCGATGAAGCCAGAGACTCGATTCATGAGCTTTCGTTCACGGTAGAGGAGGGGGAGTTCGTAGTGCTGTGCGGTCCTTCCGGCGGCGGCAAAACTACGCTTCTGCGTCATCTGAAACGGGAGCTCACCCCGATTGGTACCGGCAGCGGAAGTGTCCGTTATAGAGGCCGGCTGCTGGCAGACCTGTCTGCCGAGACAGCTGCAGGCGAGATAGGTATTGTCTTTCAAAATCCGGATGCACAGATTGTGATGGACACAGTGTGGCATGAACTGGCTTTTTCCATGGAAAATCTGGGGTATTCCCCTTCGGTCATGCGGAGCAGGCTGGCGGAGATTGCCGGGCTGTTCGGACTGGAGCCGCTGCTGTATAAATCCGTCCATGAGCTTTCCGGCGGACAAAAGCAGCTGCTCAACCTGGCCTCCGTCCTGCTGCTTCAGCCGAAGCTGCTGCTCTTGGACGAGCCGACCTCACAGCTGGACCCTGTCGCTGCCCGCGAGTTCATCCAGACGCTGCACCGGCTGAATGAGGAACTGTCGATGACGGTCATTATCAGCGAGCACAGGCTGGAAGAGGTGCTGCCGCTGGCTGACCGGGTGCTGCTGCTTCAGGATGGTGTTCTGCAGGCTAATGGCAGTCCCCGGCAGTTCGTACGTGAATCGGATCATGCACAGAAGCTTGATCATCACGCTTATCTGCCTACAGCCTCGCGTTTGTTTCTCGCTCTGGCTCCTGAAGCGGCTGCTGTACCGCTTGAGAGTATTCCGCTTACTGTGCGGCAAGGCAAACGCTGGCTGGAATCCTTGGACACAGCTAAACCCCCTAAGACTCCAGAGGCTGCTGTTAAGGAGACAGCGGAGGATCAGCCATCCGGCAAGTCTCTGTTAAGCTGCCGGGAAGTTACCTTCCGCTACGAGAAGGACGGTCCGGAGGTGCTGAAAAAGCTGACGCTATCGCTTCAGCAGGGGGAGCTGCTGGCTGTCATGGGCGGAAATGGGGCCGGGAAATCCACTCTGCTGCATGTGCTGAGCGGACTGGCCAAGCCGCAGCGCGGCAAAGTTGAGCTGGCCAAGGGAGTTGCCGCAGGCTTCCTGGCCCAGAATCCGCTGCTCTATTTCAGCTATGACACAGCGGCCGAGGAGCTGCGGCATATGGCTGACATTTCCGGCCTGTCTCCTGAAGAAGCGAAAAAGGAAACCGACCGGCTGCTGGAGGTATTCCAGCTCCAGAGCGTGCTTGAAAGTCATCCGCATGATCTTAGCGGCGGGCAGCAGCAGAAGCTCGCGCTGGCCATGGTGATGCTGCTTAAACCAGATATTCTGCTGCTGGATGAGCCGACCAAGGGACTTGATCCCGTGGCAAAGGAGCGGTTCGCTGCCCTATTGGACCATTTGCTGAAGCAGGGAATGAGCATCATGATGGTGACACATGATGTGGAATTTGCGGCAAGGCATGCGTCCCGCTGTGCGCTGCTGTTCGATGGAAGCATTACGTCAGAGGGGGCTCCGGCAGACTTTTTCAGCAGCAACTATTTCTATACAACGGTGGTTAACCGCATGGTACGGGAGCGGCTGCCGCAGGCATTGACCATTGAGGATGTGATACAAGCATGGCCCGATTCCGTTTCCCGCTGTTAA
- a CDS encoding ECF transporter S component, producing the protein MARFRFPLLIALGLFIAGLALTAALKDRHYMLLSLVLLAVALLPLFMRLERRPLESRELVLLAVLSAVAAVSRIPFAALPSVKPVSAIVMLSAYVFGAEAGFIIGAVAALVSNIYFGQGPWTPWQMFAWGMVGLTTGWLRNTRLLKSRIGLLVFGFVWGFLFGWIMNIWYLISLPDAFSWELAAAAYASSFYFDLAHALSNVFFLAILAGGWTKVLERFRKKYGLLQE; encoded by the coding sequence ATGGCCCGATTCCGTTTCCCGCTGTTAATTGCCCTGGGATTGTTTATAGCCGGTCTTGCGCTTACAGCGGCGCTGAAGGACAGGCATTATATGCTGCTCAGCCTGGTGCTGCTCGCCGTGGCTCTGCTGCCGCTGTTCATGCGCCTGGAGCGCAGGCCTCTGGAGTCCCGGGAGCTGGTGCTGCTGGCTGTGCTGTCAGCTGTCGCTGCGGTGAGCCGGATTCCCTTTGCCGCGTTACCCAGCGTCAAGCCTGTGTCGGCCATTGTGATGCTGTCGGCCTACGTGTTTGGAGCAGAGGCCGGCTTTATTATTGGAGCAGTGGCCGCGCTTGTCTCCAATATATACTTCGGGCAGGGGCCCTGGACACCGTGGCAGATGTTCGCCTGGGGAATGGTCGGACTGACAACCGGCTGGCTGCGGAATACCCGACTGCTGAAAAGCCGGATAGGGCTGCTTGTCTTTGGCTTTGTCTGGGGTTTCCTGTTCGGCTGGATTATGAATATCTGGTACCTGATCAGCCTTCCGGATGCCTTCAGCTGGGAGCTGGCAGCCGCTGCATATGCCTCCAGCTTTTATTTTGACCTGGCGCATGCCCTGTCTAATGTATTCTTCCTCGCCATTCTGGCCGGGGGCTGGACCAAGGTGCTGGAACGCTTCCGCAAGAAATACGGTTTGCTGCAGGAGTAA
- a CDS encoding methyl-accepting chemotaxis protein, which yields MRHLKVKYKVALLAAIAVILIIGLGAVSITTIGTMADRSQETYSGNLQPVYLVTEIRANNRTIESYLLEQMVNKDSARNGELTAGIEENIERNNGLMEQLKSVRFSSSEIENLINEYISLLSDYRTQRNNIIQLAANNLNAEAYQVFSGSTFSALRDKMTALLDDATGLLVQDAGERNELTAESAKNSTNVSTALITAAWVLCIAISIMITRLITKPLKELQGTMQRAEQGDLTVKASYNSRDEIGQINQSFNLMLDSLKGMMQGVSESAEMLSASSQEMSASAEQTSLASRMIAETAGGIASGFEAQVDSIARTSQSAQTMAGDIAAVERSGNEMSELMSRAALSADLGAEAVGKIMDQMKEIDTSVTASQAIVSHLDNLSEEINTIITTINEISAQTNLLSLNASIEAARAGEYGRGFAVVAGEIRKLAEATGRSSLQITDIIADIQQQTGSAVKSMALGVELVSHGVAQSELVSQAFAEIDDSIRSAVEQTEEMRAAIGHVLEESKAVSEAMEQANGVTRKGAGDIQETSAASEEQLAAMGEMSMSAQYLATLAEDLQKELAKFRL from the coding sequence ATGCGGCATCTGAAAGTAAAATATAAAGTGGCATTGCTCGCGGCGATTGCGGTGATTCTGATCATTGGTTTGGGTGCAGTAAGCATCACTACGATTGGAACGATGGCAGACCGCTCCCAGGAGACCTACAGCGGGAATCTGCAGCCGGTGTACCTGGTCACCGAAATCCGCGCGAATAACCGGACCATTGAGTCCTATCTTCTTGAACAGATGGTTAACAAGGATAGCGCCAGAAACGGGGAGCTTACGGCTGGTATTGAGGAGAACATTGAAAGAAACAACGGGCTGATGGAACAGTTGAAATCGGTCCGCTTCAGCAGCAGCGAAATCGAAAATTTAATTAACGAGTACATATCACTGCTGTCTGATTACCGGACACAGCGGAATAATATCATTCAGCTGGCTGCTAACAATCTTAATGCGGAAGCTTATCAGGTCTTCAGCGGCAGTACTTTTAGTGCATTAAGGGATAAAATGACAGCTTTGCTGGATGACGCTACCGGCCTGCTGGTACAGGATGCCGGAGAACGTAATGAGCTCACTGCGGAAAGCGCCAAAAACTCCACGAATGTAAGCACGGCTCTGATTACTGCGGCGTGGGTGCTGTGTATTGCAATCAGTATTATGATTACCCGGCTGATTACGAAACCGCTCAAAGAACTGCAGGGCACGATGCAGCGGGCAGAGCAGGGGGATCTGACCGTGAAGGCTTCGTACAATTCAAGGGATGAGATTGGTCAGATTAACCAGTCCTTCAACCTGATGCTGGACAGCTTAAAAGGAATGATGCAGGGAGTTTCGGAAAGCGCGGAAATGCTGTCAGCCTCCTCACAGGAAATGAGTGCCAGTGCAGAGCAGACCTCGCTGGCTTCACGCATGATTGCTGAAACTGCCGGGGGGATCGCTTCCGGGTTCGAAGCCCAGGTGGACAGCATCGCCCGCACCTCACAGTCCGCCCAGACCATGGCAGGGGATATTGCCGCCGTAGAACGGAGCGGCAATGAGATGTCAGAGCTAATGAGCAGAGCCGCACTTTCGGCAGATCTGGGGGCTGAAGCGGTAGGCAAGATTATGGACCAAATGAAGGAGATCGACACCAGCGTAACTGCCAGTCAGGCCATTGTCAGCCATCTGGATAACCTGTCGGAGGAAATCAATACGATTATCACCACCATCAATGAGATATCTGCCCAGACGAACCTGCTCTCGCTGAATGCCTCTATTGAAGCGGCCAGAGCCGGGGAATACGGTCGGGGGTTCGCTGTGGTTGCCGGTGAAATCCGCAAGCTGGCGGAGGCTACAGGAAGAAGTTCGCTGCAGATCACGGACATTATCGCCGATATCCAGCAGCAGACAGGCAGTGCTGTGAAATCCATGGCTTTGGGAGTGGAGCTGGTGTCTCATGGTGTGGCACAGAGCGAGCTGGTCTCACAGGCGTTTGCGGAAATCGATGACTCCATCAGGAGTGCTGTAGAGCAGACTGAAGAGATGAGAGCGGCCATAGGACATGTTTTAGAAGAGTCTAAGGCTGTATCAGAGGCGATGGAGCAGGCAAACGGGGTTACGCGTAAAGGAGCAGGCGATATTCAGGAGACGAGCGCAGCCAGCGAGGAACAGCTGGCTGCAATGGGCGAAATGTCAATGTCAGCACAATATCTGGCGACATTAGCCGAGGATTTGCAGAAGGAGCTGGCAAAGTTCAGACTGTGA
- the qoxD gene encoding cytochrome aa3 quinol oxidase subunit IV — protein MMKQLFPIRHVMGYLASLVLSAAALVVIYGDLSQSANMVVLLVTAIIQASLQLFVFMHIGESADTKKELYINIAYALFVGLVTIFGTLFIFVWGWYA, from the coding sequence ATGATGAAGCAACTGTTTCCAATTCGCCATGTGATGGGTTATCTGGCCTCTCTGGTCCTTTCCGCTGCTGCGCTGGTTGTTATCTACGGAGATCTGTCCCAGAGTGCCAATATGGTTGTTCTGCTGGTCACTGCGATTATTCAGGCTTCTTTGCAGCTCTTCGTATTCATGCACATCGGAGAATCTGCCGATACCAAAAAAGAGCTGTATATCAATATCGCTTATGCCTTGTTTGTAGGTCTGGTTACCATTTTCGGAACGCTCTTCATTTTCGTATGGGGCTGGTACGCTTAA
- the qoxC gene encoding cytochrome aa3 quinol oxidase subunit III gives MKIDASKPLEYSTEENSNKIFGFWVFLGAEIPLFATLFTVYFVMVDRFASGPSGAEIFEIGPVLISTFLLLTSSFTIGLAVHAMRLGYKKAMMFFMGITLLMGLGFIGIEIEEFLTYVHEGATLQTSGFLSSLFVLLGTHGAHVSFGFLWGVVIMIQLWRQGITPANANKTFIFSLFWHFLDVVWIFIFSFVYLKGLM, from the coding sequence ATGAAAATAGATGCGTCCAAGCCGCTTGAATACTCGACAGAAGAGAACAGTAATAAGATCTTCGGCTTTTGGGTGTTTCTCGGAGCTGAAATTCCGCTCTTCGCCACATTGTTCACGGTTTACTTTGTCATGGTTGACCGCTTTGCCAGCGGCCCCAGCGGTGCTGAAATCTTCGAAATCGGTCCTGTACTGATTTCAACCTTTCTGCTCCTGACAAGCTCGTTCACGATCGGCCTTGCCGTCCATGCCATGCGCCTGGGCTACAAAAAAGCGATGATGTTCTTTATGGGGATCACGCTGCTGATGGGTCTCGGCTTTATCGGGATTGAAATTGAAGAATTTCTGACTTACGTTCATGAAGGTGCAACACTGCAAACCAGCGGTTTCCTGTCCAGTCTCTTTGTACTGCTGGGAACGCACGGTGCCCACGTCAGCTTCGGCTTCCTGTGGGGCGTAGTAATCATGATTCAGCTGTGGCGCCAGGGTATTACTCCGGCCAATGCTAATAAAACATTTATCTTTTCATTGTTCTGGCACTTCCTGGACGTTGTCTGGATCTTTATCTTCAGCTTCGTCTACCTGAAAGGACTGATGTAA
- the qoxB gene encoding cytochrome aa3 quinol oxidase subunit I, translating to MDLEKFKVHGEPLIYGAMISIALATIGILVGLTYFKKWGYLWREWLTTVDHKKIGIMYILAALLMLFRGGVDALMMRLQTAAPEMKFLDAQHYNEVFTTHGLIMILFMAMPFIIGLMNVIIPLQIGARDVAFPRLNAVSFWLFFMGAMLLNISFVVGGSPDAGWSAYFPLASIEFSPTVGNNYYSLALQISGIGTLITGVNFIVTILKMRAPGMTLMKMPMFTWSVLITNIIIVFAFPVLTVALALMMFDRLFGSQFFTMANGGMDMLWANLFWVWGHPEVYIVILPAFGIYSEIIATFSKKNLYGYKSMVFSMVIISLLSFLVWAHHFYTMGQGVMVNSFFSITTMAIAVPTGVKIFNWLFTLRKGRITFTTPMLYTLAFIPIFTIGGVTGVMLAMASADYQYHNTMFLVAHFHYVLIPGAVFAVIAGFHYWFPKVFGFRLNERLGKHAFWWIIISFNVTFFPMFFLGLMGMTRRMYTYSEETGFGPLNMLSFVGALGLAIGFVILVYNIYWSTRYMPRDTTGDPWDARTLEWATPSPIPAYNFAIVPKVKSLDPFWESKQKNVPLYEDKITKIHLPNNTGKPFILGVIFFFLGFFLVFSMWIPAVVAGIGVLIMLGAMSFDRDEGFYVSAKEVEATEKKLRGETV from the coding sequence ATGGATTTAGAAAAATTTAAGGTTCACGGCGAACCCCTGATTTATGGGGCCATGATCAGTATCGCTCTCGCCACCATCGGGATTCTCGTTGGGCTGACCTATTTTAAAAAATGGGGCTACCTCTGGCGCGAATGGCTCACGACTGTGGACCACAAGAAAATCGGGATTATGTACATCCTCGCCGCCCTGCTGATGCTGTTCCGCGGCGGTGTGGACGCCCTGATGATGCGTCTGCAGACAGCTGCACCGGAAATGAAGTTTCTGGATGCGCAGCACTATAATGAGGTATTTACGACCCACGGTCTGATTATGATCCTCTTCATGGCGATGCCGTTTATCATCGGTCTCATGAACGTAATCATTCCGCTGCAAATCGGTGCAAGAGACGTTGCCTTCCCGCGCCTCAACGCCGTCAGCTTCTGGCTCTTCTTCATGGGAGCGATGCTGCTGAACATTTCCTTCGTTGTCGGGGGATCGCCGGATGCAGGCTGGTCCGCTTACTTCCCGCTGGCAAGCATTGAATTCAGTCCGACTGTAGGTAACAACTACTACTCTCTGGCACTGCAGATTTCCGGTATCGGTACGCTTATTACAGGGGTTAACTTCATCGTTACCATCCTCAAAATGCGTGCACCAGGCATGACCCTGATGAAAATGCCAATGTTCACATGGTCCGTGCTGATCACTAACATCATTATCGTATTTGCATTCCCTGTGCTTACCGTAGCACTTGCCCTGATGATGTTCGACCGGCTGTTCGGCTCTCAATTCTTCACGATGGCCAACGGCGGGATGGATATGCTCTGGGCGAACCTGTTCTGGGTATGGGGCCATCCGGAGGTATACATCGTTATTCTGCCGGCATTCGGTATTTACAGTGAAATTATCGCGACCTTCTCCAAAAAGAACCTGTACGGTTACAAATCCATGGTCTTCAGTATGGTGATTATCTCCCTCCTGTCCTTCCTGGTATGGGCTCACCATTTCTACACTATGGGTCAAGGCGTTATGGTCAACAGCTTCTTCTCCATTACTACAATGGCGATAGCCGTGCCTACAGGGGTTAAAATATTCAACTGGCTGTTCACCCTCCGAAAAGGGCGGATTACCTTTACAACACCAATGCTTTATACGCTGGCCTTTATTCCGATCTTTACCATCGGCGGTGTTACCGGCGTCATGCTGGCGATGGCCAGTGCGGATTACCAGTACCACAACACCATGTTCCTTGTAGCGCATTTCCACTATGTTCTGATTCCGGGCGCAGTATTCGCCGTTATCGCGGGCTTCCACTACTGGTTCCCTAAAGTATTCGGCTTCCGTCTGAACGAACGTCTTGGCAAACACGCTTTCTGGTGGATCATTATTTCCTTTAACGTAACCTTCTTCCCGATGTTCTTCCTGGGACTGATGGGTATGACGCGCCGGATGTACACTTATTCGGAAGAGACCGGCTTCGGTCCGCTGAATATGCTGTCCTTCGTCGGTGCACTGGGTCTGGCCATCGGATTTGTTATTCTGGTTTACAACATCTACTGGAGTACACGTTACATGCCAAGAGATACAACAGGCGATCCTTGGGATGCACGTACACTGGAGTGGGCTACACCAAGTCCAATTCCGGCTTACAACTTTGCCATTGTGCCTAAAGTTAAATCGCTTGATCCTTTCTGGGAATCCAAGCAGAAGAACGTACCGCTTTATGAAGACAAAATCACCAAGATTCACTTGCCTAACAATACAGGGAAACCGTTCATTCTGGGAGTTATCTTCTTCTTCCTTGGCTTCTTCCTCGTATTCAGCATGTGGATTCCGGCTGTTGTGGCGGGAATTGGCGTACTCATAATGCTGGGAGCGATGTCCTTTGACCGGGATGAGGGCTTCTACGTTTCGGCTAAAGAAGTCGAAGCTACAGAAAAGAAACTGCGGGGTGAGACTGTATGA
- the qoxA gene encoding cytochrome aa3 quinol oxidase subunit II, which produces MKKKGPLYALFLSLILLLPGCSSLTVLNPKGPAARTLSDTIILSIITMAFVLAVVYILYIFVLVKYRAKKSNEGYIPEHEEGNKLLEAIWIIIPIIIVAFLSVVTVKSTHAVENVADEYKDQKPLVIYASSSNWKWHFSYPEEGIETVNYVNIPVHRAVEFRLYSFGTITSFWVPQLAGQKYAMSDMLTTLHLSADTVGSFIGKNSNFSGKGFAHMEFETLVMTDQEYTDWVNEVKETAPELTEDEFKGLLAAEHLGRKTYSSTHLTFSPPPGDHGDHMSGHGSEDQMENGNPEHIDNKDIHPSPEPSSQTEFDGEPHPEVEQPLPSSDVEEHTHESN; this is translated from the coding sequence ATGAAAAAAAAGGGACCGTTATACGCTTTGTTTCTCAGCCTTATCCTTCTCCTGCCGGGATGCAGCTCCTTAACCGTGCTGAATCCGAAGGGGCCTGCTGCAAGAACGTTATCTGACACCATCATCCTCTCCATTATAACGATGGCCTTCGTTCTCGCAGTTGTCTACATCTTATATATCTTCGTGCTGGTGAAATATCGTGCGAAGAAAAGCAATGAGGGTTACATTCCGGAACATGAGGAGGGCAATAAGTTACTCGAGGCGATCTGGATCATCATCCCGATTATTATCGTAGCCTTCTTGTCCGTTGTGACTGTCAAGTCCACCCATGCTGTCGAGAATGTGGCTGATGAGTATAAGGATCAGAAGCCTCTGGTCATTTATGCTTCCTCTTCCAACTGGAAATGGCACTTCAGCTATCCTGAGGAAGGCATCGAAACTGTGAACTACGTCAACATTCCGGTTCACCGTGCAGTTGAATTCAGATTGTACTCTTTCGGTACAATCACCAGCTTCTGGGTTCCGCAGCTTGCCGGACAAAAGTACGCCATGAGCGACATGCTTACAACGCTGCACCTCTCTGCAGATACCGTAGGCTCTTTTATCGGTAAGAACTCGAACTTCAGCGGTAAGGGCTTTGCCCATATGGAATTCGAAACGCTTGTTATGACCGATCAGGAATACACTGACTGGGTCAATGAAGTTAAAGAAACCGCACCTGAGCTTACAGAGGATGAATTCAAGGGTCTGCTGGCTGCCGAACATCTTGGACGCAAAACCTATTCATCCACCCATCTGACGTTCAGCCCTCCTCCTGGAGACCATGGCGATCATATGAGCGGACACGGCTCTGAGGACCAGATGGAAAACGGAAATCCGGAACATATCGACAACAAGGATATTCATCCTTCACCGGAGCCTTCCAGTCAAACCGAATTTGACGGTGAGCCGCATCCTGAAGTGGAGCAGCCGCTTCCAAGCTCAGACGTTGAAGAACACACTCACGAGAGCAACTAG
- a CDS encoding polysaccharide deacetylase produces the protein MIKKVMLLFLSLFLCTGILQSAASAAGANPVSKLGVNDKLSDIEPVFSAGRYYVPLRQLANELNWTLTGLKEGIAVAGNGRTLRLLQGEGGAVLQDGTAVEMNTFLEKGSLMVPLQLSSHLGYIITYQPDKYLLRVRNASAKLDDTAFAAKYQQELKPRAAAEPAQEAKPGTPGQTVYMTFDDGPSATTGQLLDILGQYKVKATFFMLGQNMNRYPSAVKQTVKLGQGLGLHGMTHRKEKFYASPAAALAEMADANAALNRIAGAGTTLIRPPYGSKPYFTKSFRDKVLNQGYHLWDWNVDSEDWKYKENSDKIYTSVMEQVHKLKKSKTSPVILMHDQKATLKVLPRLLETLKKEGYDFQLITKDLQPVNFWKDTR, from the coding sequence GTGATTAAAAAAGTAATGCTGCTGTTCCTGTCCTTATTTCTTTGTACCGGCATTCTTCAGTCTGCGGCAAGTGCTGCAGGTGCAAACCCCGTTTCGAAGCTCGGAGTCAATGACAAACTGAGCGATATAGAACCAGTGTTTTCCGCTGGCCGTTATTATGTTCCGCTGCGCCAGCTCGCAAATGAACTGAACTGGACCCTGACCGGACTTAAGGAAGGAATTGCGGTTGCAGGGAACGGAAGAACACTCCGCCTGCTTCAGGGAGAAGGGGGCGCAGTGCTTCAGGATGGCACAGCTGTAGAGATGAACACCTTCCTGGAGAAGGGATCGCTGATGGTTCCGCTGCAGCTCAGCAGCCATCTTGGTTATATAATAACCTACCAGCCTGATAAATATTTGCTCAGGGTGCGCAATGCCTCGGCGAAGCTTGATGATACGGCATTTGCGGCCAAGTATCAGCAGGAACTAAAGCCCCGGGCTGCTGCTGAGCCGGCTCAGGAAGCAAAACCGGGCACGCCCGGGCAGACTGTCTATATGACCTTTGACGACGGGCCCTCGGCAACGACAGGGCAGCTGCTGGATATTCTCGGCCAATATAAAGTGAAGGCGACCTTTTTCATGCTTGGACAGAATATGAACCGTTACCCTTCCGCTGTGAAGCAAACCGTGAAGCTTGGGCAAGGATTAGGGCTGCACGGGATGACCCACCGCAAGGAGAAATTCTATGCTTCCCCGGCCGCAGCACTTGCGGAAATGGCGGATGCCAATGCTGCACTGAACAGAATTGCCGGTGCGGGCACAACGCTGATTCGTCCGCCTTATGGGAGCAAACCTTATTTCACGAAGTCCTTCAGGGACAAGGTGCTGAACCAGGGTTATCATCTATGGGACTGGAATGTGGACTCGGAAGACTGGAAATACAAGGAGAACAGTGACAAAATCTACACTTCTGTGATGGAGCAGGTCCACAAACTGAAGAAGTCCAAGACAAGTCCGGTAATTTTGATGCATGATCAAAAGGCCACGCTGAAGGTGCTGCCGCGCCTGCTCGAAACGCTGAAGAAGGAAGGCTATGACTTCCAGCTGATTACGAAAGATCTGCAGCCGGTGAATTTCTGGAAGGATACCCGCTGA
- a CDS encoding GntR family transcriptional regulator → MFELDVRSRKPIYEQLTDKVKEMIMHGILRTDEQLPSVRALSSQLTVNPNTIQKAYRELEREGYIYSLPGKGSFIAPMHQEQNEGKKAELRTELLRLMAEAVYLGFTEGEIGALYRQVLEEREEKNHD, encoded by the coding sequence ATGTTCGAATTGGATGTTCGCAGCCGCAAGCCGATTTACGAGCAGTTGACCGACAAGGTCAAGGAAATGATTATGCACGGCATCCTGCGGACGGATGAACAGCTTCCGTCGGTAAGAGCCTTGTCCTCACAGCTGACAGTCAACCCCAACACGATCCAAAAGGCTTACCGGGAGCTGGAACGGGAGGGGTATATTTACTCTTTGCCGGGAAAAGGAAGCTTTATTGCACCAATGCACCAGGAACAGAATGAAGGCAAGAAGGCGGAGCTCCGCACTGAACTGCTCCGGCTCATGGCCGAAGCCGTCTACCTCGGCTTTACCGAGGGGGAAATCGGGGCGCTGTACCGCCAGGTGCTTGAGGAGAGAGAGGAGAAGAACCATGATTGA